ATTCATGGAACACGAAGTATTTCAACAACGTGATGACTACCACCGACCACGTGACCGGAGAAAGCCTCCGCCACCTGCAACCGGTGCCGTTCGGACCGCTCACAGTGAACGCTCCCGACAACCTGGAAGGTTTCCTGCGATACAACTACCCGACCCTGCACCGATATACAGAGGAAGAACAGGAGAAAGTGAACAATCACTACCCTGCCGCCCTTTCATTCAGTACGACTCCAAAACAAGAACTATGAATATGAAACCCGCTTTAGTAGATGTACCGGTACTGATACTGTTCTTCAACCGCCCGCAACAATTATCGCAAGTGTTCGAGCAGGTAAAGAAAGCACGCCCGTCACGGCTGTTTCTCTATCAGGACGGAGCACGAAACGAACACGACCTGCCCGGGATAAAAGCCTGCCGCGAAATCGTGTCGCAGATAGACTGGGAGTGCGAAGTAGAACGGTTCTATCAGGAAAAGAACTTCGGTTGCGACCCCTCGGAATATATATCGCAGAAATGGGCTTTCTCAAAAGTCGACAAATGCATTGTACTGGAAGATGATGATGTGCCGTCAGTCTCTTTCTTCCGTTTCTGCAAGGAAATGCTGGACAAGTACGAACATGACACCCGCATCAGCATGATTGCCGGATTCAACCCCGAAGAAATCAGCAAAGACATCCCTTACGACTATTTCTTCGCCACCACCTTCTCTATCTGGGGGTGGGCAAGCTGGAAACGTGTCGTAGACCAATGGGACGAGTTCTATACTTTTCTGGACGACTCCTTCAATATGCAGCAACTCGAACAACTCATCAAAGAACGCAAGTTCCGGAGCGACTTCATCTATATGTGCCGGCGTCATCGCGAACACCGGAAGGCTTTTTACGAAACCATTTTCCATGCCTCCATACTGTTCAACTCCGGACTGAGCATTGTGCCCACACGCAACATGATTAACAACTTGGGAGCAACGGCGGATTCCACCCACTTTGCCGGTTCCGTCCATACGCTGCCCAAAGGCTACCGCCGCATTTTCACCATGAAGCGTTACGAAGCGGAGTTTCCTCTGAAACATCCCCGCTACGTCATTGAAAATGTAGCGTACAAAAAAAGCGTCTACCGCATCATGTGCTGGGACCACCCGTGGATAAAGATAGGACGCTCGTTCGAGGAACTGTTCCTCAACCTGAAATACGGTAATTTTTCTATCATTACGAAAGCTGTTAAAAACCGAATAAACAAATGGCTGAAGAGAAACAAACATCACTAAAACCACTTACGATTTATTTCTACCATACCCGCCTCACGCGGGAAAGTTACGAGGAATGGAAAGAGTATAAATTCCCCGGACATATCTTGTACGGACTTCCATTGCTGGAAAAACACGGGATACATTCCGTCATGCACAAGTGCCGGTACTTCTCAAGCCGCCTGAGGCTCATGCTCTACGCAACGAAAGAAATTCTGTTCTGCAAGGAGAAATATCAGGTGCTCTACGCCACCTCTTTCCGTGGTATCGAACCGGTGATTTTCCTCCGTGCACTGGGGCTATACCGCAAGCCGATCGTTATCTGGCACCACACGGCAGTAGTCAACAGTTCCGGTTTCGCACGCGAACAAATATCCCGCCTTTTCTATAAAGGCATAGACAAGATGTTCCTGTTCAGCCGGAAGCTCATTCAGGATTCGTTGAAAACCCGGAAAGCGCCCGCCCATAAACTAAAACTGGTACACTGGGGACCGGACCTCCCTTTCTATGACCACCTGTTGGCGGAAATGCCCGACCGCAAACCGGAAGGCTTTATCTCTACCGGCAAAGAAAACCGGGACGTAAGCACTCTCTTCCAGGCATTTGCCGCCACTAAAGAGAAACTCGACTTATATATCGCCGTCTCATGCGGTAACATCAATTATAAAAACATCATTGACGGTTTCACCCTGCCCGACTCTATCCATGTACATTACACCGACGGAGTAATCCCCTACGAGCTTGCCAAACTGGTGGCGCGGAAAAGCTGTATTGTCATCTGT
The nucleotide sequence above comes from Bacteroides caccae. Encoded proteins:
- a CDS encoding glycosyltransferase, with the translated sequence MAEEKQTSLKPLTIYFYHTRLTRESYEEWKEYKFPGHILYGLPLLEKHGIHSVMHKCRYFSSRLRLMLYATKEILFCKEKYQVLYATSFRGIEPVIFLRALGLYRKPIVIWHHTAVVNSSGFAREQISRLFYKGIDKMFLFSRKLIQDSLKTRKAPAHKLKLVHWGPDLPFYDHLLAEMPDRKPEGFISTGKENRDVSTLFQAFAATKEKLDLYIAVSCGNINYKNIIDGFTLPDSIHVHYTDGVIPYELAKLVARKSCIVICCLDFPYTVGLTTLVEAFALGIPVICSRNPNFEIDIDKEGIGITVEYGDVQGWTDAIRYIADHPEEARRMGNNARKLAEERFNLEIFSREIAESLQEISNFSSKNRTFA